A single region of the Thermotoga profunda AZM34c06 genome encodes:
- a CDS encoding ABC transporter ATP-binding protein — MIRVEHLRKQLGNKQVLSDVSFNVDQGSVFALVGPNGAGKTTTIRCLTGALMPDGGSIELFGESCNGSNEIHLKEKIAVVPEERIVFRNFTAKDYLMIWSKLYPKWDDAIFSNFVARYGFDLSQKVESYSIGMKTLFFVGLCVASQAELLVLDEPTQHLDPTVRLEIMNMLKEYANLGRTILISSHEIFEIEEYATHFGIIKEGRVIYSDSIDNAKETHRIVEKGENLQATDVIGLVGSSILVKTKSDVGRFPKLNEIVIGYLTGHRERSLSLK, encoded by the coding sequence ATGATTCGCGTAGAACATCTCAGAAAACAGTTAGGTAATAAACAAGTATTAAGTGATGTTTCATTCAACGTTGATCAAGGAAGTGTGTTTGCGTTGGTAGGACCTAATGGAGCGGGTAAGACAACAACGATAAGATGTCTAACTGGTGCACTAATGCCTGATGGAGGTTCGATAGAACTTTTTGGTGAAAGTTGCAATGGTTCGAATGAAATCCATTTGAAGGAAAAAATAGCGGTTGTTCCAGAAGAAAGAATTGTTTTTCGAAATTTCACAGCCAAGGATTACTTGATGATCTGGTCCAAGCTCTATCCAAAATGGGATGATGCGATATTTTCGAATTTTGTTGCAAGATACGGTTTTGATCTCTCCCAAAAAGTTGAATCATACTCAATTGGAATGAAGACTCTTTTCTTTGTCGGTCTTTGTGTAGCGAGTCAGGCTGAATTGTTAGTGCTCGATGAGCCAACACAACATCTTGATCCCACGGTAAGACTTGAAATAATGAATATGCTTAAAGAATACGCTAATTTAGGAAGGACGATATTGATTTCTTCACATGAGATATTTGAAATCGAAGAATACGCCACTCATTTTGGGATAATCAAAGAAGGAAGGGTTATCTATTCAGACTCGATAGACAACGCGAAAGAAACACACAGAATCGTCGAGAAGGGTGAAAATCTACAGGCAACAGATGTAATCGGTTTAGTCGGTTCCAGTATACTCGTGAAAACCAAATCCGATGTTGGAAGATTTCCCAAATTGAATGAGATCGTGATAGGCTACTTAACCGGTCATCGCGAAAGATCTCTATCATTAAAGTGA
- a CDS encoding glutathione ABC transporter substrate-binding protein — protein sequence MKKFLVLFFVVTVALCFGAKYGGTLRFVMGADAASLLPANQTDNISATVCRHVFEGLVEFDEKLNLMPALAENWEVSADGTAYTFYLRKGVRFHDGTDFNAQAVKKYYDYVLNNNLRRTGLFKGIIKEIQVLDEYTVKFVLEKPFSPFLYRLAHEGALIASPKSIDELGSDPGKLGRTAVGTGPFMLKEWKIGERIELVKNPNYWRQGQPYLDGIIFTIIPEDVTRVNQLRAGDADVMFNPPPALVPTLQKDDRLVVRVEPSLRVIYIGMNTRKAPLNDVRVRQALNYAIDKSKLCSAIMKNLAIPSDSPLSRYTVGYVSTGGYPHDPQKAKQLLKEAGQENLKLELITPKGRYLNDYEVAIAVQGMLKEIGVTVDVKPMEWATYLSRLSSDNPDDWNYELFLLGWAPSTGEGHWVLYPLFHSDNIKPNGTRDNNAMYSNPTVDDLITKIGFELDKNKLMQYYTQVQKLIVQDAPWIFLYNMANVVAFRKELKDVWVLPTEFVIVKYAWFDK from the coding sequence ATGAAAAAGTTCTTGGTACTTTTCTTCGTAGTGACTGTTGCTTTATGCTTTGGCGCTAAATATGGTGGGACCCTGAGATTTGTGATGGGCGCCGACGCAGCGAGTTTGTTACCTGCCAACCAAACCGACAACATAAGTGCTACTGTCTGTAGGCATGTCTTTGAAGGTCTTGTTGAATTCGATGAAAAACTCAATTTGATGCCTGCCTTGGCTGAAAACTGGGAAGTTTCTGCAGATGGGACTGCCTACACTTTCTACCTGAGAAAAGGCGTTAGATTTCATGACGGCACTGATTTCAATGCCCAAGCAGTTAAGAAGTATTACGATTATGTATTGAACAACAACTTAAGGAGAACGGGTTTGTTCAAGGGAATTATCAAGGAAATCCAAGTGCTGGATGAATACACAGTCAAGTTTGTATTGGAAAAACCATTTTCACCATTTTTGTATCGACTTGCGCACGAAGGTGCACTCATTGCATCGCCAAAGAGTATAGATGAACTTGGCTCTGATCCGGGTAAATTGGGAAGGACTGCCGTTGGAACAGGTCCATTTATGCTCAAAGAATGGAAGATAGGTGAGAGAATAGAGCTTGTGAAAAATCCAAATTATTGGAGACAAGGACAACCTTACCTTGATGGAATAATTTTCACGATAATACCTGAAGACGTCACTCGAGTGAACCAGTTAAGAGCCGGTGATGCAGATGTAATGTTCAACCCACCACCAGCTTTGGTACCGACATTGCAAAAAGACGATAGGCTCGTTGTCAGAGTCGAACCAAGTCTGAGGGTAATCTACATAGGTATGAACACCAGAAAAGCACCACTCAATGATGTACGTGTTAGACAAGCTCTCAATTATGCAATTGATAAGAGCAAACTTTGTTCTGCTATCATGAAAAACCTCGCTATCCCATCGGATTCTCCACTCTCAAGATACACTGTTGGTTATGTATCAACGGGCGGTTATCCACATGATCCACAAAAAGCCAAGCAACTCTTGAAGGAAGCGGGACAAGAAAATCTCAAATTGGAACTGATTACTCCAAAGGGTAGATATTTGAACGACTACGAAGTTGCCATTGCAGTTCAAGGTATGCTCAAAGAAATCGGTGTCACGGTAGATGTCAAGCCAATGGAATGGGCAACATATCTCAGCCGTCTATCGTCGGACAACCCAGACGATTGGAATTATGAGCTGTTCTTGCTTGGTTGGGCTCCATCAACCGGTGAAGGACATTGGGTACTTTACCCACTGTTCCATTCGGACAATATCAAACCAAATGGCACAAGAGACAACAACGCCATGTATAGCAATCCCACCGTTGACGATCTAATCACCAAGATAGGTTTTGAGCTCGATAAGAACAAATTAATGCAATACTATACACAAGTACAGAAATTGATAGTTCAAGATGCCCCGTGGATCTTTTTGTATAACATGGCTAATGTCGTCGCATTTAGAAAAGAACTCAAAGATGTTTGGGTGCTACCAACAGAGTTTGTAATCGTCAAATACGCTTGGTTTGATAAATAA
- a CDS encoding GntR family transcriptional regulator: MLRKIDKHSGIPAYLQIMNQIKSEILLGNLKAESQLPPVRELESIFDVNVNTILKALDKLKNEGFLVSEQGIGYFVAKNTSIDPQITDEIRKLVSELKVKGLDLYTSLLLFEEVWKNEKF; the protein is encoded by the coding sequence ATGCTGAGAAAAATAGATAAGCACAGTGGTATACCCGCTTATCTTCAGATCATGAACCAAATCAAGTCCGAAATATTACTCGGAAATCTCAAAGCAGAATCACAATTACCACCTGTGAGAGAACTTGAAAGTATCTTCGATGTTAACGTGAACACGATACTGAAAGCTCTCGATAAATTGAAGAACGAAGGGTTTTTGGTTTCAGAGCAGGGTATAGGATATTTTGTGGCTAAGAATACTTCAATCGATCCACAAATCACAGACGAAATAAGAAAACTGGTAAGCGAGCTTAAGGTAAAAGGACTTGATCTGTATACTTCTTTGTTACTGTTTGAGGAGGTGTGGAAAAATGAAAAATTTTGA
- a CDS encoding DUF6512 family protein, whose translation MKIILKAIIYLIVFSVLHFGYEVLKWPLLIIFCGTDESVFEHLKMGFWAYLIVSVIEYFLVKKKARQENFWYSRIFSAILAPWFIVVIWYMLPAIIGHVESLTVELVWAFVVTFLSAIMACHLEKNTERISLTKWIKVIIIVLFILSVVFYTRFSISKPWIDLFINPLNVQI comes from the coding sequence ATGAAAATAATATTGAAAGCCATAATCTATTTGATCGTTTTTTCTGTACTTCATTTTGGTTATGAAGTACTAAAATGGCCTTTATTAATTATATTTTGTGGTACAGATGAATCTGTTTTTGAACATCTCAAAATGGGTTTCTGGGCGTATTTGATAGTTAGTGTAATTGAATACTTTCTTGTCAAAAAGAAAGCTCGACAAGAAAATTTTTGGTACTCACGGATTTTTTCAGCGATACTCGCTCCTTGGTTTATAGTCGTAATATGGTACATGTTACCAGCTATCATCGGACATGTCGAGTCACTGACTGTTGAGCTCGTTTGGGCGTTTGTAGTTACTTTTCTTTCGGCGATCATGGCTTGCCATTTAGAGAAGAATACTGAAAGAATCTCGTTGACCAAATGGATCAAAGTGATAATCATCGTTCTCTTTATTTTGTCAGTCGTATTCTATACGAGATTTTCCATTTCAAAACCATGGATCGATCTTTTTATCAACCCGCTAAATGTTCAAATATAG
- a CDS encoding M50 family metallopeptidase codes for MSIVYFIIILVGIISVHEFGHFIFARIFGVDVLEFAIGFGPKLYEKKGKKTTFRVNAIPIGGYVKLAGEDPTEEQKEGVIGLYSKPAWQRLLIFFAGPLFSILAGYLLFTLIVAFWGVPSVSIALVENNTPAFEAGLMPDDVILSINNKRVYDTYTVSQIIRQGKPVKMLISRNGKRLTVFATPQLFKSNHFFVLRDVSGELGKKIESISGKPLEASVINSMLNQYISIEFESTSLKGLLKQYQYDQPRFALGFYFASVSNVFRKDVGPFLKKDRLISIGGLQIQSNVDLSRVYQLIMAGDGGIYIEVSDDQVVWSHSGFSDQVEVRIQRDGQELFVNVQSALIKQIMESAGVFEPKVNNIKFNNLWEMIYVSFDRCNNLLLMMYKSLLGIFKSTESGGVVGPLGLVGLVGEAAQVGLEQVLTLVAFITMSIGLFNLLPLPALDGGRIIFSLLEIIFRKRIDPKIESLIHLIGFVILIVLMIFVTFSDVGRLISK; via the coding sequence ATGTCTATAGTTTATTTCATAATCATACTTGTTGGAATAATCAGTGTCCATGAATTTGGTCATTTCATTTTTGCCAGAATCTTTGGCGTAGATGTTCTTGAATTTGCAATTGGCTTTGGACCAAAATTGTATGAGAAGAAAGGAAAGAAAACAACATTCAGGGTAAATGCAATTCCCATCGGTGGATATGTAAAACTCGCCGGAGAAGATCCCACCGAGGAACAAAAAGAAGGAGTGATAGGTTTATACAGTAAACCAGCATGGCAGAGACTCCTCATATTCTTTGCTGGACCACTTTTTTCCATTCTCGCCGGTTATTTACTTTTCACCTTGATAGTTGCTTTTTGGGGTGTCCCTTCTGTTTCTATAGCGCTTGTTGAAAACAACACACCTGCCTTCGAGGCTGGTTTAATGCCAGATGATGTCATACTCTCCATCAACAACAAACGTGTGTATGATACTTACACAGTCAGTCAAATCATCAGGCAAGGCAAACCTGTTAAGATGTTAATTTCAAGAAATGGCAAAAGATTAACTGTTTTTGCCACTCCTCAACTTTTTAAAAGTAATCATTTCTTTGTACTGAGAGACGTATCTGGTGAATTGGGCAAGAAGATAGAATCCATTTCTGGTAAACCACTTGAAGCCAGTGTTATCAACTCAATGCTCAATCAATACATTTCCATAGAATTTGAGTCCACCTCTCTGAAAGGGCTTCTTAAGCAATATCAATACGATCAACCCAGATTCGCTTTGGGATTTTATTTTGCAAGTGTATCAAATGTCTTCAGAAAGGATGTAGGACCATTTTTGAAAAAAGATCGACTGATCTCGATCGGTGGACTACAGATCCAGAGTAATGTAGACCTTTCAAGGGTGTATCAGTTGATAATGGCTGGTGATGGTGGAATTTACATCGAAGTATCAGATGATCAGGTAGTTTGGTCTCATTCAGGTTTCTCAGATCAAGTTGAAGTCAGAATACAGAGAGATGGTCAGGAACTTTTTGTGAATGTGCAAAGCGCTCTAATCAAACAAATAATGGAAAGCGCAGGTGTATTTGAACCAAAAGTGAATAACATAAAATTCAACAATTTGTGGGAGATGATCTATGTCTCATTTGATAGGTGCAACAACTTACTTCTCATGATGTATAAATCATTACTTGGTATCTTCAAATCTACTGAGTCAGGCGGTGTAGTTGGACCGCTTGGATTAGTCGGATTGGTTGGAGAAGCAGCACAAGTTGGTCTTGAACAAGTTTTAACACTTGTCGCTTTTATCACAATGAGCATTGGTTTGTTCAACCTGCTACCACTACCAGCACTCGATGGCGGTAGGATCATCTTCTCGCTTTTGGAAATCATATTTAGAAAAAGGATAGACCCAAAAATAGAGAGCTTGATACATTTAATAGGCTTTGTTATACTAATCGTTTTAATGATTTTTGTGACTTTTTCCGATGTGGGTAGGTTGATATCCAAATGA
- the ispG gene encoding flavodoxin-dependent (E)-4-hydroxy-3-methylbut-2-enyl-diphosphate synthase, whose product MSKVVKVGKVLVGGGNPVTIQSMTNTKTVDIEQTVQQIKMLQDAGCDIVRVAVPDFESARAIKLIKEQINIPLVADIHFDHRLAIEAIKNGADKIRINPGNIGEDWKIEELSKVAKEFQIPIRVGSNVGSLRKEFESKYDRATALAESALHEVYLLEKFEFYDIVVSVKSSDVIETIKANEYIAQKIIYPIHIGITEAGTYDTSIIKSSVGIGHLLLRKIGDTIRVSIAGDPIKEVYAARKLLVSLHLRKGGQVIACPTCARTEFDVEQVARSIEPIVEGTNLVVAVMGCVVNGIGEGRHADIGIAGTKDGAVIFEKGQIIKTVKRESICEELLNLIKKSHL is encoded by the coding sequence ATGAGCAAGGTGGTAAAAGTTGGGAAGGTTTTGGTTGGTGGTGGCAACCCTGTAACTATACAATCCATGACTAATACAAAGACCGTTGATATAGAACAAACAGTTCAACAGATAAAGATGTTACAAGATGCCGGCTGTGATATTGTAAGGGTTGCAGTACCAGATTTCGAGAGTGCAAGAGCAATTAAATTGATCAAAGAACAGATAAACATACCACTCGTAGCTGATATCCACTTTGATCATCGTTTAGCAATCGAAGCGATCAAAAATGGTGCAGACAAAATCAGAATAAACCCAGGAAATATAGGAGAGGACTGGAAGATAGAAGAACTTTCAAAAGTGGCTAAGGAGTTTCAAATACCAATTCGAGTTGGCTCCAATGTTGGTTCATTGAGAAAAGAGTTCGAATCTAAGTACGATCGCGCAACAGCTCTGGCTGAATCAGCACTACATGAAGTCTATCTACTTGAAAAATTTGAGTTTTACGATATCGTTGTCTCAGTAAAAAGTAGTGATGTAATCGAAACAATTAAAGCAAATGAGTATATCGCCCAAAAAATTATCTATCCAATCCATATTGGTATCACCGAAGCAGGTACATATGACACATCCATCATAAAGTCATCGGTGGGTATAGGGCATCTCTTGCTGCGAAAGATTGGTGATACTATCAGAGTATCCATTGCAGGTGATCCAATAAAAGAGGTCTATGCCGCACGTAAGTTACTCGTATCTCTACATCTGAGAAAAGGTGGACAAGTTATAGCATGTCCAACTTGTGCAAGAACTGAGTTTGATGTTGAACAAGTAGCAAGGTCAATAGAGCCCATTGTTGAGGGGACAAATCTCGTCGTGGCTGTCATGGGATGCGTTGTAAATGGCATCGGGGAAGGAAGACATGCAGATATTGGTATAGCAGGTACAAAAGACGGAGCCGTTATCTTCGAAAAAGGACAGATAATAAAAACGGTAAAGAGAGAAAGTATATGTGAGGAATTACTGAATTTGATAAAAAAATCACATTTGTAA
- a CDS encoding NCS2 family permease produces the protein MDRFFRLKENGTTVRREVVAGITTFLTMAYIVFVNPSILINVIPGATPGSALYTQFFGAFMVATILGSVTATLIMGLFANYPFALAPGMGLNAYFAFTVCLKLGIDWRVALAAVFVEGLIFIFLTITGARGFVVKAVPDSVKLATGAGIGLFIAFIGLKGAGVVVADPATFVSLGRLNDPNVIVAIIGFFIIAVLFALKVPGAIMIGILASTLIGALPIFGVTNYQGIVGRIPDITPTFMKMDFNLQALGTATFWMVVFTFFFVDFFDTLGTLTGLAESAGFMKNGDLPRASRAYLADAVGTSVGAMFGTSTVTTYIESSAGIAEGGRTGLTAVVVAILMLLMLFFSPLALTVPSAATAPALVFVGVLMIKTLKKINWDDISEAVPAFVTLLMMPLTYSIANGIALGIITYPVIKLFSGKAKQVHWLTWILAILFILYLIFLRE, from the coding sequence GTGGACAGATTCTTTCGCTTGAAAGAAAATGGTACTACTGTGCGTCGAGAAGTCGTTGCAGGAATCACGACATTCCTAACTATGGCTTACATCGTTTTCGTGAATCCTTCCATTCTCATCAACGTTATTCCTGGTGCCACACCTGGTAGTGCTCTTTATACTCAATTCTTTGGAGCCTTTATGGTGGCAACAATCCTTGGCTCTGTGACAGCAACATTGATCATGGGACTATTTGCAAATTATCCATTTGCTCTCGCACCAGGAATGGGTTTGAATGCATATTTTGCTTTCACGGTATGTTTGAAGTTGGGTATCGACTGGAGAGTAGCTCTTGCCGCGGTTTTCGTAGAAGGTCTTATATTCATCTTTTTGACAATCACCGGTGCTCGTGGTTTTGTTGTGAAAGCCGTACCAGATTCAGTGAAGCTGGCAACAGGCGCAGGTATAGGTCTATTCATAGCCTTCATAGGGTTAAAGGGGGCAGGGGTTGTTGTAGCTGATCCTGCAACTTTTGTAAGTTTGGGGCGTCTGAATGACCCAAATGTGATAGTTGCAATAATTGGATTTTTCATCATAGCTGTTTTGTTTGCCCTTAAGGTACCCGGAGCGATAATGATTGGAATACTTGCCAGCACCTTGATAGGTGCCTTACCTATTTTTGGAGTCACGAATTATCAAGGTATAGTTGGTAGAATTCCAGATATTACTCCTACATTCATGAAGATGGATTTCAATCTCCAAGCCCTGGGTACTGCGACATTCTGGATGGTTGTCTTCACTTTCTTCTTTGTCGATTTCTTCGATACTCTTGGAACACTCACGGGGTTGGCAGAGTCAGCGGGTTTTATGAAGAACGGAGATTTACCAAGGGCATCCAGAGCATATCTCGCCGACGCTGTAGGGACGTCCGTAGGTGCAATGTTTGGTACATCGACCGTCACAACATACATAGAAAGTAGTGCAGGTATTGCTGAAGGAGGTAGAACGGGTTTAACAGCAGTTGTAGTAGCTATCTTAATGCTTTTGATGCTTTTCTTCTCTCCTCTTGCTTTGACGGTACCGTCTGCCGCAACTGCGCCAGCCTTAGTTTTTGTTGGTGTTCTCATGATCAAGACACTCAAAAAGATCAACTGGGATGATATCAGCGAGGCAGTACCAGCTTTTGTGACTCTCTTGATGATGCCACTGACGTACTCAATTGCAAATGGTATAGCATTGGGAATTATAACCTATCCTGTTATCAAGCTTTTCAGTGGGAAGGCAAAACAGGTTCATTGGTTGACTTGGATACTTGCCATACTCTTTATTTTGTATTTGATATTCTTAAGAGAGTGA
- a CDS encoding OsmC family protein → MDVKFSVAAKAETETRVMVKARNFTMYVDEPPQLGGEDKGANPVEYVLAALAGCLNVVGHLVAKEMGIVLRELSIEIQGILNPAKFQGKSQQERAGYKQIDVLINVKTDADEKTLAKWLKTVEERCPVSDNLANPTPLKISFKKI, encoded by the coding sequence ATGGATGTTAAATTCTCTGTGGCTGCTAAAGCCGAAACCGAAACGAGAGTCATGGTGAAGGCCAGAAACTTCACAATGTATGTGGATGAACCACCGCAACTTGGTGGAGAAGACAAAGGCGCAAACCCCGTAGAGTATGTCCTTGCAGCTTTGGCAGGATGTTTGAATGTCGTTGGCCATCTTGTGGCAAAGGAAATGGGAATAGTTTTGCGCGAACTGTCTATAGAAATTCAAGGCATATTAAATCCAGCAAAATTTCAAGGAAAATCTCAGCAAGAAAGAGCTGGTTACAAACAAATCGACGTATTAATAAATGTCAAAACTGATGCAGACGAAAAAACTCTTGCTAAATGGTTAAAGACAGTTGAGGAAAGATGTCCTGTTTCAGACAATCTTGCAAATCCAACACCACTGAAGATCTCTTTCAAAAAAATATAA
- a CDS encoding glutathione ABC transporter substrate-binding protein, with protein MRKVLLIALLVFVVSLFAAKYGGTLRFLIGVDATTLLGPNIPDSISNIVASHILEGLIDVDENLRIIPCLAEQWEIQEGGTAYVFYLRKGVKFHDGEDFNAYAVKKHFDYVLNSSLRNVGMFKGIVKEVQVLNDYTVKFKLFQPYTPILYRLATSSAAWILSPKAIEKYGNDPATFGRNPVGTGPFIFKEWKVGEKIELVKNPNYWQQGLPYLDGITFSVVSEDVSRVTQVRAADADIMYNPPPALIPALEQDSRLVVKTIPTVRVIYIGINSRTTPLNDVRVRQALNYAIDREKLCKVIMRDMARPSDSPLSSITYGYVSTGLYPYDPQKAKQLLKEAGYNGLKLELITPKGRYLNDYETAVALQGMFKEIGVTLDVKPMEWGTYVAKILSNKPEDWDYQLFLLGWAPGTAEGHWVLFPLFHSINQMGNPQGTARYNNFFYSNPKVDELIDKIGTELDEKRLMDYYAQAQKMILQDAPALFLYEMKIATVMRKEVKDLKIYPTERFNMTYTWIDK; from the coding sequence GTGAGAAAGGTCCTATTAATTGCTTTATTGGTTTTTGTAGTCTCTCTTTTCGCGGCAAAGTACGGTGGAACCTTGAGGTTTCTAATTGGAGTGGACGCAACAACATTGCTCGGGCCAAACATTCCAGACTCAATAAGCAACATAGTTGCAAGTCATATTTTGGAAGGTTTAATCGATGTCGACGAAAACCTAAGGATCATACCGTGCCTCGCCGAGCAGTGGGAAATTCAAGAAGGTGGAACCGCCTACGTGTTTTATCTGAGAAAAGGTGTTAAGTTTCACGATGGAGAAGATTTCAACGCCTACGCAGTTAAGAAACATTTTGATTATGTTTTAAATTCATCTCTGAGAAATGTTGGTATGTTCAAAGGTATAGTCAAAGAAGTCCAAGTGCTCAATGATTACACAGTCAAATTTAAACTTTTCCAACCTTATACTCCCATACTGTACCGTTTGGCAACTTCGTCTGCAGCATGGATTCTCTCACCAAAGGCGATCGAAAAGTACGGCAACGATCCGGCTACTTTTGGAAGAAATCCAGTTGGAACCGGACCTTTTATCTTCAAAGAATGGAAGGTGGGCGAAAAAATTGAATTGGTTAAGAACCCAAATTACTGGCAACAAGGTCTGCCTTATCTCGATGGGATAACATTCTCTGTGGTATCAGAAGACGTCTCTCGTGTTACGCAGGTTAGAGCTGCCGATGCAGATATTATGTACAATCCACCTCCTGCCTTGATACCGGCTTTGGAGCAAGACTCACGACTTGTTGTAAAAACCATACCAACAGTGAGAGTTATCTACATAGGCATCAACAGCCGTACAACCCCATTGAATGATGTGAGAGTCAGACAAGCGCTCAATTATGCCATTGACAGGGAAAAACTGTGTAAAGTCATCATGAGGGATATGGCAAGACCATCTGACTCACCTTTGTCAAGTATTACTTATGGCTATGTTTCTACAGGTCTGTACCCATATGACCCCCAAAAGGCTAAACAACTATTGAAAGAAGCTGGGTACAACGGCTTAAAGCTTGAACTCATTACTCCAAAAGGTAGGTATCTGAACGATTATGAAACAGCCGTGGCATTGCAAGGAATGTTCAAAGAAATAGGAGTCACACTTGATGTCAAACCTATGGAGTGGGGAACTTATGTGGCAAAGATACTCTCAAATAAACCAGAGGACTGGGATTATCAATTGTTCCTGCTTGGTTGGGCTCCCGGTACCGCCGAAGGTCATTGGGTACTATTTCCTCTTTTCCATTCGATAAACCAAATGGGTAATCCACAGGGTACCGCGAGGTATAACAACTTCTTCTACAGCAACCCCAAGGTCGATGAACTCATAGATAAAATCGGTACAGAACTCGACGAAAAGCGATTGATGGATTATTACGCTCAAGCGCAAAAGATGATTCTTCAGGACGCTCCAGCATTATTTTTGTATGAAATGAAAATTGCCACAGTCATGCGAAAAGA
- a CDS encoding 1-deoxy-D-xylulose-5-phosphate reductoisomerase: MDKTTVVILGMTGSIGVQALEVIQKMQDFEVLAGTYHSNQELAKELSLKFKVVKIIRTSDGYDDIFNELEQTKPDITLVAVPGFVSLPLTLKAIETSKRVLLASKEALVCGGWMVKSALKKTSTQLLPVDSEHSALMQLYEDGIEKILLTSSGGALRDWDIEKLDEAKPCDVLKHPVWQMGKRITIDSATMVNKGFEILEAYELFNIDVSKIEVLLHREGLVHAVVFLRDGTVKLHMGFPDMRVPIAYALTYPKRNYQKTEWPDLSQSRLSFHPVDMKRYPAFFLAYDIANDYAKRTAYNASDEVAVEYFLSDKIKFTDISKVIEKVVQKIEGKPRDLSDLVEVDKKARRLAIEVIECL, from the coding sequence ATGGATAAAACAACCGTTGTGATACTTGGAATGACAGGATCAATAGGGGTTCAAGCGCTCGAAGTGATTCAAAAGATGCAAGATTTTGAAGTATTAGCGGGAACGTATCATTCTAATCAAGAGTTAGCCAAGGAATTATCTTTGAAATTCAAAGTAGTCAAGATAATAAGAACAAGTGATGGATATGATGACATCTTCAATGAACTCGAACAAACAAAGCCAGATATAACACTTGTTGCTGTACCAGGTTTTGTAAGTCTTCCACTCACTCTCAAAGCAATTGAAACATCCAAAAGAGTTCTTCTTGCCAGTAAAGAAGCGCTCGTCTGTGGTGGTTGGATGGTGAAAAGTGCACTGAAAAAGACATCAACTCAGTTATTACCTGTGGATAGCGAGCACAGCGCCTTGATGCAACTCTATGAAGACGGGATTGAAAAGATACTCCTTACATCTTCTGGAGGGGCATTGAGAGATTGGGATATAGAGAAATTAGATGAAGCAAAACCATGTGATGTTCTCAAGCATCCTGTTTGGCAAATGGGTAAAAGGATTACCATTGATTCTGCTACAATGGTGAATAAAGGCTTTGAGATTCTTGAAGCCTACGAGTTGTTCAATATCGATGTTTCAAAAATCGAAGTACTTCTGCATAGAGAAGGTCTTGTTCATGCGGTTGTATTTCTGAGAGATGGAACAGTGAAATTACACATGGGTTTTCCAGACATGAGAGTTCCCATAGCTTATGCCCTTACTTATCCAAAGAGAAATTATCAAAAGACTGAATGGCCAGATCTTTCTCAAAGTAGGTTGTCTTTCCATCCAGTTGACATGAAAAGATATCCTGCATTTTTCCTCGCATACGATATTGCCAACGATTATGCAAAAAGAACGGCTTACAATGCTTCGGATGAAGTGGCAGTTGAATATTTTTTGTCTGATAAAATCAAATTCACTGATATTAGTAAAGTGATTGAAAAGGTGGTACAAAAGATCGAAGGTAAACCAAGAGATCTAAGTGATCTTGTTGAAGTGGACAAGAAAGCAAGGCGCTTAGCGATAGAGGTGATCGAATGTCTATAG